One window of Oncorhynchus masou masou isolate Uvic2021 chromosome 28, UVic_Omas_1.1, whole genome shotgun sequence genomic DNA carries:
- the LOC135516916 gene encoding dnaJ homolog subfamily B member 5-like encodes MVLIWTQFGVKTKNVKCKVRVMNRNDSSGSSSGENQKDQEVPVMSIKPMGKDFYKVLGVETDSNEDEIKKGYRKMALKFHPDKNSAADAADKFKEIAEAYEILTDPKKRVIYDQFGEEGLKNGGGVSMAGKENNTHQYSYHGDAHATFSSFFQGSDHFDIFFGPDGEEELFNPFSRFTFSHVGGYHSNYGPTGEKLRRGRRRLQGMAVVHDLLVTLEEVFHGCTKHMKITRRRLNPDGRSLRTEDKVLNVVVKKGWKEGTKITFPREGDETPNNIPADVAFVLKDKKHPHYKRDGSHIVFTAKITLKEALCGCTVNVPTLDNRTMPLPCSDVIKPGGIRRLRGEGLPHAKTPSTRGDLVVEFQVAFPDRIPPQSKEIIKHSLAGC; translated from the exons ATGGTTCTGATCTGGACACAGTTTGGAGTGAAAACCAAAAATGTCAAGTGCAAGGTCCGCGTTATGAACAGGAATGACAGCTCGGGCTCTTCGTCAGGG GAGAACCAAAAGGACCAAGAGGTGCCTGTTATGTCCATCAAGCCTATGGGGAAGGATTTCTACAAGGTCCTGGGCGTCGAGACAGACTCCAACGAAGATGAGATCAAGAAGGGATACAGGAAGATGGCCCTAAAGTTTCACCCCGACAAGAATAGCGCCGCTGACGCCGCAGACAAGTTCAAGGAGATCGCAGAAGCTTACGAGATTCTGACCGACCCCAAGAAGAGAGTCATCTATGATCAGTTTGGAGAAGAAG GTCTTAAGAACGGAGGCGGAGTGTCCATGGCAGGCAAGGAGAACAACACCCATCAGTACAGTTACCACGGTGACGCCCATGCCACATTCTCCTCCTTCTTCCAAGGCTCCGACCACTTCGACATCTTCTTCGGGCCCGACGGCGAGGAGGAGCTCTTCAACCCCTTCAGCCGCTTCACCTTCAGCCACGTCGGTGGTTACCACAGTAACTATGGCCCCACTGGCGAGAAGCTTCGGCGCGGACGTCGGCGTCTGCAAGGCATGGCGGTGGTGCACGACCTCCTGGTGACCCTGGAAGAGGTGTTCCATGGCTGCACCAAGCACATGAAGATCACTCGGCGCCGTCTCAATCCGGACGGCCGCAGCCTGCGCACTGAGGACAAGGTCCTGAACGTGGTGGTAAAGAAGGGGTGGAAGGAAGGTACCAAGATCACCTTCCCCAGAGAGGGCGACGAGACGCCCAACAACATACCCGCCGACGTGGCTTTCGTTCTCAAGGACAAGAAACACCCCCACTACAAGAGGGATGGGTCCCACATTGTGTTTACAGCCAAGATCACCCTCAAAGAA GCTCTATGTGGATGCACAGTCAACGTCCCCACCCTGGACAACAGGACGATGCCGCTGCCATGCAGTGATGTCATCAAGCCCGGCGGCATCCGGCGGCTGAGGGGCGAGGGCCTGCCCCACGCCAAGACCCCCTCCACACGTGGCGACCTGGTGGTGGAATTCCAGGTGGCCTTCCCTGACAGGATCCCTCCCCAGTCCAAAGAGATCATCAAACACAGCCTTGCTGGGTGCTAA